One genomic region from Vibrio cyclitrophicus encodes:
- the fusA gene encoding elongation factor G, protein MADLSKYRNIGIFAHVDAGKTTTTERILKLTGQIHKTGEVHDGESTTDFMEQEAERGITIQSAAVSCFWNDHRLNVIDTPGHVDFTVEVYRSLKVLDGGIGVFCGSGGVEPQSETNWRYANESEVSRLIFVNKLDRMGADFYNVVDQVKNVLGATPLVMVLPIGREDEFVGVVDLLSRKAYVWDDTGLPENYEITDVPADMVDDVEQYREELIETAVEQDDDLMEAYMEGEEPSIEDIKRCIRKGTRDIAFFPTFCGSAFKNKGMQLILDAVVDYLPAPTEVDPQPLMDENGEETGEHAIVSTDETFKALAFKIMDDRFGALTFVRIYSGKLNKGDTILNSFTGKTERVGRMVEMQADDRNELTSAQAGDIIAIVGMKNVQTGHTLCDPKDQVTLEPMVFPTPVISIAVSPKDKGGSEKMGIAIGKMVAEDPSFQVETDEETGETILKGMGELHLDIKVDILKRTYGVDLTVGAPQVAYRETITQAIEDSYTHKKQSGGSGQFGKIDYRIKPGEAGSGFKFNSVVVGGNVPKEFWPAVEKGFASMMENGVLAGFPTLDVEVELFDGGFHAVDSSAIAFEIAAKGAFRQSMPKAGAQLLEPIMNVDVFTPDDHVGDVIGDLNRRRGMIKDQQAGVTGVRIKADVPLSEMFGYIGHLRTITSGRGQFSMEFAQYAPCPTNVADEVIAKVKAEKEAGK, encoded by the coding sequence ATGGCAGATTTATCGAAATACAGAAACATTGGTATTTTCGCGCACGTTGATGCGGGTAAAACAACTACCACTGAGCGTATCCTTAAGCTAACTGGTCAAATCCACAAGACTGGTGAAGTACATGATGGCGAATCAACGACTGACTTCATGGAACAGGAAGCTGAGCGCGGTATTACTATCCAATCAGCAGCTGTAAGCTGTTTTTGGAACGATCACCGTCTAAACGTTATCGATACTCCTGGACACGTTGACTTCACAGTTGAAGTATACCGTTCTCTTAAAGTTCTTGATGGCGGTATCGGTGTATTCTGTGGTTCTGGTGGTGTTGAACCTCAATCAGAAACTAACTGGCGCTACGCTAACGAATCAGAAGTATCTCGTCTGATCTTCGTTAACAAACTAGACCGTATGGGTGCAGATTTCTACAACGTTGTTGACCAAGTTAAAAACGTTCTAGGTGCTACTCCTCTAGTTATGGTTCTACCAATCGGTCGTGAAGACGAATTCGTTGGTGTTGTAGACCTACTAAGCCGTAAAGCATACGTTTGGGATGACACTGGTCTTCCTGAAAACTACGAAATCACTGACGTTCCTGCGGACATGGTTGATGACGTTGAGCAATACCGTGAAGAGCTAATCGAAACTGCTGTAGAGCAAGACGATGACCTAATGGAAGCTTACATGGAAGGTGAAGAGCCTTCTATCGAAGACATCAAGCGTTGTATCCGTAAAGGTACTCGTGATATCGCATTCTTCCCAACGTTCTGTGGTTCTGCGTTCAAGAACAAAGGTATGCAACTTATCCTTGATGCTGTAGTAGATTACCTACCAGCACCAACTGAAGTTGATCCTCAGCCTCTAATGGATGAGAACGGCGAAGAAACTGGCGAACACGCTATCGTTTCTACAGATGAAACATTCAAAGCGCTTGCATTCAAAATCATGGATGACCGCTTCGGTGCTCTAACTTTCGTTCGTATTTACTCTGGTAAACTGAACAAAGGTGACACGATTCTTAACTCATTCACTGGCAAAACAGAACGTGTTGGCCGTATGGTTGAGATGCAAGCTGATGACCGTAACGAACTAACTAGCGCACAAGCTGGTGACATCATTGCGATCGTTGGTATGAAGAACGTGCAAACTGGTCACACTCTATGTGATCCTAAAGATCAAGTAACGCTTGAGCCAATGGTATTCCCAACTCCAGTAATCTCAATCGCTGTATCTCCAAAAGATAAAGGCGGTTCTGAGAAAATGGGTATCGCGATCGGTAAAATGGTTGCAGAAGATCCATCTTTCCAAGTTGAGACTGACGAAGAGACTGGCGAAACTATCCTGAAAGGTATGGGTGAACTTCACCTAGACATCAAGGTAGATATCCTTAAGCGTACATACGGCGTTGACCTAACTGTAGGTGCTCCTCAAGTTGCTTACCGTGAAACTATCACTCAAGCAATTGAAGATAGCTACACGCACAAGAAGCAATCTGGTGGTTCTGGTCAATTCGGTAAGATCGATTACCGTATCAAACCAGGCGAAGCAGGTTCTGGCTTCAAGTTCAACTCTGTAGTTGTGGGCGGTAACGTTCCTAAAGAATTCTGGCCTGCAGTTGAGAAAGGCTTCGCATCTATGATGGAAAACGGCGTACTAGCTGGCTTCCCTACGCTAGACGTTGAAGTTGAACTTTTCGATGGTGGTTTCCACGCAGTCGATTCATCTGCAATCGCATTTGAAATCGCAGCGAAAGGTGCATTCCGTCAATCTATGCCTAAAGCTGGCGCGCAACTTCTTGAGCCTATCATGAACGTTGACGTGTTTACTCCAGACGATCACGTTGGTGATGTTATCGGTGACCTTAACCGTCGTCGTGGCATGATCAAAGATCAACAAGCTGGCGTTACTGGTGTTCGTATTAAAGCTGACGTACCTCTTTCTGAGATGTTCGGCTATATCGGTCACCTACGTACTATCACTTCTGGTCGTGGCCAATTCTCTATGGAATTCGCACAATACGCACCATGTCCAACTAACGTTGCTGACGAAGTGATTGCAAAAGTTAAAGCAGAAAAAGAAGCTGGTAAGTAA
- a CDS encoding AMP-binding protein, which translates to MIQPNEFSQEKATALPTPNDMILRWAEERPDEVYLKQIINRQFVEFTYKEVADKALKLASALEGLGAQPGDRVALVSKNCAEWFICDLAMMLGDFVSVPIFPTAGTDTIQYCIDHSESKIVITGKLDDPAATQKVLDDNPNLVSISLPYDSAAKCQHTFEQLIDTHKPSTKRPQHHDDKLMSLVYTSGTSGLPKGAMLTYGAFTWSVQSLIDHIGIQPGDRLFSYLPLAHITERVYIFGSSVAGGVVTAFPESLDTFIDDVKMHRPTLFISVPRLWTLFQQRIQDKLPQKKLNFLLKIPFVNNIIKKKLADGLGLDQARVLGCGSAPVSPALLAWYESVGLHITEAWGMTESFAYSTINYPFRADKIGTVGNAGPGIELKIAEDEEILVRSKGMFSGYYKNDIATQESFNSEGWLHTGDIGDIDSEGYLTIRGRKKDTFKTAKGKFVAPVPIENKLFEYSRVEMMCLIGLGLPGPILLVVPHDFPNFDRARYERTSKRVIEKMNEQLASHEKIKGVLMIKEPWSIENGVLTPTLKIKRHILEQKYHEIGHNWPKDKLVVWEE; encoded by the coding sequence ATGATTCAGCCTAACGAGTTTAGCCAAGAAAAAGCAACAGCTCTCCCTACACCCAATGACATGATTTTAAGATGGGCAGAAGAACGTCCAGATGAAGTCTACTTAAAACAAATAATTAACCGCCAATTTGTTGAGTTCACTTATAAAGAAGTGGCCGACAAAGCACTAAAACTGGCATCAGCATTAGAGGGACTCGGAGCTCAACCCGGTGACCGAGTCGCTCTCGTGTCTAAAAACTGTGCAGAGTGGTTTATCTGTGACCTTGCCATGATGTTAGGAGATTTTGTCAGCGTCCCAATCTTTCCTACTGCTGGCACAGACACCATTCAGTATTGTATTGATCACAGTGAAAGTAAGATTGTGATTACAGGCAAACTTGATGATCCTGCGGCAACTCAAAAAGTACTCGATGACAATCCGAACTTAGTGAGCATTTCGCTACCATACGATAGCGCTGCGAAGTGCCAACACACTTTTGAACAGCTCATCGATACACACAAGCCATCAACCAAACGTCCTCAACATCACGATGATAAGCTAATGTCACTTGTCTATACGTCTGGTACATCAGGACTACCAAAAGGTGCTATGCTCACCTACGGCGCCTTTACGTGGTCTGTACAAAGTTTGATCGATCATATTGGTATTCAACCTGGCGATCGTTTGTTTTCTTATCTGCCGCTCGCCCATATCACAGAACGCGTTTATATCTTTGGCTCTTCAGTAGCCGGTGGTGTGGTCACCGCTTTCCCAGAGTCGTTAGACACATTTATTGATGATGTGAAAATGCACCGACCAACCTTGTTTATTTCAGTGCCTCGTTTATGGACTCTGTTCCAACAACGAATTCAAGATAAGTTACCGCAGAAAAAACTGAACTTTTTACTTAAAATCCCGTTTGTTAATAACATCATTAAGAAGAAACTGGCTGATGGTCTGGGGTTAGACCAAGCTCGCGTTCTTGGCTGCGGCTCAGCTCCGGTATCACCAGCTCTACTTGCATGGTATGAGAGTGTTGGCCTACACATTACCGAAGCTTGGGGAATGACTGAGTCTTTCGCCTACAGCACGATTAACTACCCGTTTAGAGCAGACAAAATTGGCACTGTAGGTAATGCTGGTCCGGGCATTGAACTCAAAATTGCAGAAGACGAAGAGATTTTAGTTCGAAGCAAAGGCATGTTCTCTGGTTATTACAAAAATGACATTGCAACTCAAGAATCTTTTAACTCAGAAGGTTGGCTTCATACGGGTGATATTGGTGATATTGACAGCGAAGGCTATTTAACGATTCGTGGGCGTAAGAAAGATACCTTTAAAACCGCGAAAGGCAAGTTTGTCGCTCCTGTACCAATCGAAAATAAACTCTTTGAGTACAGTCGTGTCGAAATGATGTGTTTGATAGGCTTAGGCTTACCTGGCCCTATCCTGCTCGTAGTGCCGCATGACTTCCCTAATTTTGATCGGGCTCGTTACGAAAGAACAAGCAAACGCGTCATTGAAAAAATGAACGAACAGTTAGCTTCGCATGAGAAGATCAAAGGCGTACTGATGATTAAAGAACCGTGGAGTATTGAGAATGGCGTGTTAACACCAACGCTTAAAATAAAACGACATATACTTGAGCAGAAATATCATGAGATCGGTCATAACTGGCCGAAAGATAAATTAGTGGTTTGGGAAGAATAG
- the chrA gene encoding chromate efflux transporter gives MLSIFKTFFWLGWISFGGPAAHIGYFRKTFVEKLNWLSDEEYGQIVALSQFLPGPGSSQVGFAVGYKKGGLTGAIAAFIGFTSPSVILMLILALVSNQLLEAPLFNSIIHGLKLLAVVVVADATFGMYKNFCQSKIATALCVITAIVLLLIPGIWPQIFVLLFAAIIGSTFLTSQELKTVPSTHKISITPLVIFVALLVGLPLFSAYSQGIEVFGLFYQAGSLVFGGGHVVLPLLQNGIGDQLSQDTFLTGYAAAQAVPGPMFTLATYLGYVLMPSAPITGALLATIAVFLPGFLLLLGVLKNWQAIASKPLVAGALTGVNAAVVGLLLAALYQPIFTSVVSSGLDFALIIVGVWLLKTVKMPIVGLVGTFIAAGAMLNYL, from the coding sequence ATGCTTTCAATTTTTAAAACCTTTTTCTGGCTTGGCTGGATTAGCTTCGGTGGACCAGCGGCGCATATTGGCTACTTCCGTAAAACATTTGTTGAGAAACTGAATTGGTTGTCCGACGAAGAGTACGGGCAAATAGTCGCACTCAGTCAGTTTCTACCGGGCCCAGGTTCAAGCCAAGTTGGCTTTGCGGTTGGCTACAAAAAAGGGGGCTTGACTGGTGCGATAGCTGCTTTTATCGGCTTCACATCCCCATCGGTCATTCTGATGCTGATATTGGCTTTAGTGAGCAACCAACTATTGGAAGCGCCGTTGTTCAACTCAATCATCCACGGACTAAAGCTGCTCGCAGTTGTGGTTGTAGCTGACGCCACTTTCGGCATGTATAAAAACTTTTGCCAATCAAAGATAGCAACAGCATTGTGTGTGATTACAGCGATTGTCCTGCTGTTAATTCCAGGGATCTGGCCGCAAATTTTTGTACTTCTGTTTGCAGCTATCATTGGCAGCACGTTTTTGACTTCACAAGAGTTAAAGACAGTCCCATCGACACATAAGATATCCATAACGCCGCTTGTTATTTTTGTAGCACTATTGGTTGGTTTACCTCTGTTCAGTGCATATTCTCAAGGCATCGAAGTGTTTGGGTTATTTTACCAAGCAGGCAGCTTAGTCTTCGGTGGCGGTCACGTGGTTCTTCCGTTGCTACAGAATGGTATTGGCGACCAACTGTCTCAAGATACCTTCCTAACAGGCTATGCTGCTGCGCAAGCGGTTCCCGGCCCGATGTTTACGTTAGCTACTTACCTCGGTTATGTGTTAATGCCATCAGCACCGATTACAGGTGCACTGCTCGCAACAATTGCCGTGTTCTTACCGGGCTTCTTATTGCTACTAGGTGTACTGAAGAACTGGCAGGCAATTGCGAGCAAACCTTTGGTGGCTGGTGCTCTTACCGGTGTGAATGCAGCAGTTGTTGGTCTATTACTTGCAGCCCTGTATCAACCTATCTTCACCAGCGTAGTAAGTAGTGGCTTAGATTTCGCATTGATCATTGTTGGTGTTTGGCTATTGAAAACCGTGAAGATGCCGATTGTAGGTTTAGTTGGTACCTTTATCGCAGCTGGTGCGATGCTTAACTATTTATAA
- a CDS encoding LysR family transcriptional regulator — MADFNWKGIDLNLLIALQALYKTNSVSKAAERCYVSQSAMSHSLQRLRKLFDDPLFERVGSRMEATDRAIELSSTVETLLNTIQLEVLLSKSFDAATYKGTWKIGLTDYAEQMFAPILFDLIKQSSPYSQVALFNVNRSNYQQLFEDAKLDIAIGSFGQVPKHYRTKHLYTEEHVCLFDKSVLSIDLPMSLEQFVSVEHALVSPSGDLKTGVDSRLAEVGFSRQVAIASSNFLTVKRLIRGRELLCIVPKLVARSEETLLAVKPPIDVPDFDIQLVYRKAKHLDDKNKRLRKLIVNAISSVISE, encoded by the coding sequence ATGGCTGATTTTAACTGGAAAGGGATCGACCTTAACTTGTTGATTGCATTACAGGCGCTGTATAAAACCAATAGCGTTAGCAAGGCAGCTGAACGTTGTTATGTCAGCCAGTCAGCAATGAGTCATAGTTTACAACGGCTTCGAAAGTTGTTTGATGACCCTTTGTTTGAGCGTGTTGGTAGCAGGATGGAGGCGACCGATCGAGCCATCGAATTATCCAGTACGGTAGAGACTTTACTCAATACTATTCAGTTGGAGGTGTTACTGTCTAAATCGTTTGATGCCGCGACTTATAAAGGGACTTGGAAGATTGGTCTCACTGATTATGCTGAGCAGATGTTCGCTCCAATATTGTTTGACCTTATTAAGCAATCTTCTCCTTACTCCCAAGTCGCGTTGTTCAATGTAAACCGGAGCAACTATCAACAACTTTTTGAAGATGCCAAACTCGACATTGCGATCGGTAGTTTTGGTCAGGTACCAAAGCATTATCGAACAAAGCATTTATACACTGAGGAACATGTTTGCTTGTTTGATAAATCGGTCTTGTCTATTGATTTACCTATGTCTTTAGAGCAATTTGTTTCTGTGGAGCATGCACTTGTGTCGCCTTCTGGTGATTTAAAAACGGGCGTTGATAGTCGACTGGCAGAAGTGGGTTTTAGTCGACAGGTCGCTATAGCCTCAAGTAATTTTTTAACAGTAAAGCGATTGATTCGTGGGAGAGAATTGTTGTGTATTGTCCCCAAGCTAGTCGCGCGCAGCGAAGAAACTTTGCTGGCGGTGAAACCACCTATTGATGTTCCGGATTTTGATATACAGCTTGTTTATAGAAAGGCTAAACATTTAGATGATAAAAATAAGCGACTTAGAAAATTGATTGTGAATGCGATCTCTTCTGTGATTTCCGAATAG
- a CDS encoding VF530 family protein — MTQENNPLHGITLQKLLTELVEHYGWEELSYMVNINCFKKDPSIKSSLKFLRKTDWARTKVEQIYIDLKR, encoded by the coding sequence ATGACACAAGAAAACAACCCACTTCACGGGATCACCCTACAAAAACTACTGACTGAATTAGTTGAACATTACGGTTGGGAAGAACTGAGTTATATGGTGAATATCAACTGTTTTAAAAAAGATCCGAGTATCAAATCTAGCTTAAAGTTTTTGCGTAAGACAGATTGGGCTCGAACTAAAGTAGAGCAGATCTACATTGATTTGAAACGCTAG
- a CDS encoding DUF1127 domain-containing protein encodes MNTITARTNRHQALFSSLSVKEFYSKFRLYFQNRRTRKHLAELSDHLLEDVGITRGQANEEVRKSFWE; translated from the coding sequence ATGAACACGATAACTGCGAGAACAAATCGTCATCAAGCATTGTTTTCATCATTATCAGTTAAGGAATTCTATTCTAAATTTAGACTTTATTTTCAGAACCGTAGAACGAGAAAGCACCTAGCTGAACTGTCAGATCATTTACTTGAAGATGTTGGTATTACCCGAGGTCAGGCTAATGAAGAGGTGAGAAAGTCATTTTGGGAGTGA